A single region of the Raphanus sativus cultivar WK10039 chromosome 1, ASM80110v3, whole genome shotgun sequence genome encodes:
- the LOC108859211 gene encoding late embryogenesis abundant protein 6 translates to MQSAKQKLSDMASTAKERMVICEARATEKAEQAMARTKEEKEIAHQRRKAKEAEANMDMHMAKAAHAEEKLMAKQSHYHVSQGHMTHPAPTPAPAPVTGHGYRQNPPGVTTVPPPAAYPPPPTGPHHHPYGNV, encoded by the exons ATGCAATCGGCGAAACAGAAGCTAAGCGATATGGCTAGTACCGCCAAGGAGAGGATGGTGATATGTGAAGCAAGAGCTACTGAGAAG GCAGAGCAGGCGATGGCACGTAcaaaagaggagaaagagataGCACACCAACGTCGAAAGGCCAAGGAAGCAGAGGCTAACATGGATATGCACATGGCTAAAGCTGCCCATGCCGAAGAGAAGCTTATGGCTAAACAGTCTCACTACCACGTTTCTCAAGGTCACATGACTCATCCCGCCCCTACGCCGGCTCCTGCGCCAGTCACAGGTCATGGTTACCGGCAGAATCCTCCCGGGGTCACAACTGTACCACCACCCGCGGCGTACCCTCCTCCTCCGACCGGGCCTCATCATCATCCTTATGGAAACGTTTAG
- the LOC108856915 gene encoding protein LOL1-like isoform X1, producing MPVPLAPYPTPPASALPPSYTPPLPVNGSTGGQSQLVCSGCRNLLMYPVGATSVCCAVCNAVTAVPPPGTEMAQLVGGCHTLLMYIRGATSVQCSCCHTVNLALEANQVAHVNCGSCRMLLMYQYGARSVKCAVCSFVTSVGGSTSTTDLKFNS from the exons ATGCCAGTCCCTCTTGCACCATATCCAACACCTCCGGCGTCAGCACTGCCTCCCTCGTACACTCCTCCGCTGCCGGTAAATg GTAGTACAGGTGGACAGAGCCAGTTAGTGTGTTCAGGTTGCAGAAACCTTCTCATGTATCCCGTCGGAGCAACCTCTGTCTGCTGCGCCGTCTGTAACGCCGTCACGGCCGTTCCTCCGCCCG GAACAGAGATGGCTCAGTTAGTGGGAGGCTGCCATACACTTCTAATGTATATTCGTGGAGCTACAAGTGTTCAATGTTCTTGTTGTCACACCGTTAATCTTGCCCTCGAAG CGAATCAGGTGGCGCATGTGAATTGCGGAAGCTGCAGGATGCTACTTATGTATCAATATGGAGCAAGATCTGTCAAATGTGCTGTTTGTAGCTTTGTCACATCAGTTGGG GGTTCGACTAGCACGACTGATCTGAAGTTCAACAGCTAA
- the LOC108840729 gene encoding ferredoxin C 2, chloroplastic — protein MALVFHCTSCNWLQRKTSPMNRRYSPNIRRGATRCEFRIPVEISSPADRGSLAVPSHKVTVHDRQRGVVHEFEVPEDQYILHSAESQNINLPFACRHGCCTSCAVRVKSGELRQPQALGISAELKSQGYALLCVGFPTSDLEVETQDEDEVYWLQFGRYFARGPIERDDYALELAMGDE, from the exons ATGGCTCTGGTTTTTCACTGTACATCTTGCAATTGGCTTCAGCGGAAGACTTCTCCGATGAATCGGAGATATTCGCCGAACATCCGACGAGGAGCAACGAGGTGTGAGTTTAGAATTCCAGTAGAAATCTCCAGTCCAGCAGATAGAGGATCCTTGGCTGTGCCTTCGCACAAGGTCACTGTGCACGATCGTCAACGAGGAGTTGTTCACGAGTTTGAGGTTCCAGAG GATCAGTACATATTGCACTCAGCTGAATCTCAGAACATTAATCTCCCCTTTGCTTGCAGGCATG GTTGCTGTACTAGCTGTGCCGTTCGTGTTAAATCTGGAGAGCTAAGGCAGCCACAAGCATTGGGAATATCAGCTGAACTCAAGTCACAG GGATATGCACTTCTGTGTGTGGGTTTCCCTACATCTGATCTTGAAGTAGAAACACAAGATGAGGACGAG GTTTACTGGCTACAATTTGGAAGATACTTCGCTCGTGGACCAATT GAAAGGGATGATTACGCCCTTGAACTCGCCATGGGAGACGAGTAG
- the LOC108856915 gene encoding protein LOL1-like isoform X2: protein MPVPLAPYPTPPASALPPSYTPPLPVNGSTGGQSQLVCSGCRNLLMYPVGATSVCCAVCNAVTAVPPPEMAQLVGGCHTLLMYIRGATSVQCSCCHTVNLALEANQVAHVNCGSCRMLLMYQYGARSVKCAVCSFVTSVGGSTSTTDLKFNS, encoded by the exons ATGCCAGTCCCTCTTGCACCATATCCAACACCTCCGGCGTCAGCACTGCCTCCCTCGTACACTCCTCCGCTGCCGGTAAATg GTAGTACAGGTGGACAGAGCCAGTTAGTGTGTTCAGGTTGCAGAAACCTTCTCATGTATCCCGTCGGAGCAACCTCTGTCTGCTGCGCCGTCTGTAACGCCGTCACGGCCGTTCCTCCGCCCG AGATGGCTCAGTTAGTGGGAGGCTGCCATACACTTCTAATGTATATTCGTGGAGCTACAAGTGTTCAATGTTCTTGTTGTCACACCGTTAATCTTGCCCTCGAAG CGAATCAGGTGGCGCATGTGAATTGCGGAAGCTGCAGGATGCTACTTATGTATCAATATGGAGCAAGATCTGTCAAATGTGCTGTTTGTAGCTTTGTCACATCAGTTGGG GGTTCGACTAGCACGACTGATCTGAAGTTCAACAGCTAA